The following are from one region of the Streptococcus sp. 1643 genome:
- a CDS encoding GNAT family N-acetyltransferase, protein MESIFVKFVQYPSIETERLLLRPVTLDDAEAMFEYASDRENTRYTFPTNQSLEETKNNIAQFYLANPLGRWGIELKSNDQFIGTIDLHKIDPILKKAAIGYIINQKYWNQGLTTEANRAVIELAFEKIGMNKLTALHDKDNPASGKVMEKSGMRFSHEEPYARMDNKEPGRIITRVHYVLTKEDYFANK, encoded by the coding sequence ATGGAATCAATATTTGTGAAATTTGTCCAGTATCCATCTATAGAAACGGAGCGTTTATTGCTCCGACCTGTAACCTTGGACGATGCAGAAGCTATGTTTGAGTATGCCTCAGACAGAGAAAATACACGCTATACTTTTCCAACAAATCAAAGCTTAGAAGAAACCAAGAACAACATCGCTCAGTTCTACTTGGCTAATCCCTTGGGACGGTGGGGAATCGAACTAAAAAGCAATGATCAGTTTATTGGAACTATTGATTTGCACAAGATTGATCCCATTCTCAAAAAAGCAGCTATTGGTTACATTATCAACCAAAAGTATTGGAATCAAGGATTGACGACAGAAGCCAATCGTGCCGTGATTGAGCTGGCTTTTGAGAAGATTGGAATGAACAAGTTGACCGCTCTTCATGACAAAGACAATCCCGCATCTGGCAAGGTCATGGAGAAATCAGGTATGCGTTTTTCCCACGAAGAACCCTATGCCAGAATGGATAATAAAGAACCAGGTCGAATCATCACAAGAGTTCATTATGTCTTGACTAAGGAAGACTATTTTGCAAATAAATAA
- a CDS encoding helix-hairpin-helix domain-containing protein encodes MEAIIEKIKEYKIIVICAGLGLALGGFFLLKPSTQTPVKETNLQAEVSAVSKDSSSEKEVKKEEKEESAEQDIITVDVKGAVKSPGIYDLPVGSRVHDAVQKAGGLTEEADSKSLNLAQKVSDEALVYVPTKGEEAASQQAASGTTPSTSKDKKVNLNKASLEELKQVKGLGGKRAQDIIDHREANGKFKSVDELKKVSGIGAKTIEKLKDYVTVD; translated from the coding sequence ATGGAAGCAATTATCGAGAAAATCAAAGAGTATAAAATCATTGTCATCTGTGCTGGTTTGGGTTTGGCCTTGGGAGGATTTTTCCTACTAAAGCCATCTACACAGACACCTGTGAAAGAAACAAACTTGCAAGCTGAAGTCTCGGCCGTTTCAAAGGATTCATCTTCTGAAAAAGAAGTCAAGAAGGAAGAAAAGGAAGAGTCTGCTGAACAAGATATAATAACAGTAGATGTCAAGGGTGCTGTTAAATCGCCAGGGATTTATGATTTACCAGTTGGGAGTCGTGTTCATGATGCTGTTCAGAAGGCAGGTGGCTTGACAGAGGAAGCAGATAGTAAATCGCTCAATCTCGCTCAGAAAGTCAGTGACGAGGCTCTTGTCTATGTTCCAACTAAGGGAGAAGAAGCGGCTAGTCAGCAGGCTGCCTCTGGAACGACTCCTTCGACAAGTAAAGATAAGAAGGTCAACCTAAATAAAGCTAGTCTGGAAGAACTAAAACAGGTCAAAGGCTTGGGAGGAAAACGAGCCCAGGATATTATTGATCATCGTGAGGCAAATGGCAAATTCAAGTCGGTAGATGAATTAAAGAAAGTCTCTGGTATTGGCGCTAAGACCATAGAAAAGCTAAAAGATTATGTCACAGTGGATTAA
- a CDS encoding DNA internalization-related competence protein ComEC/Rec2, which produces MSQWIKNFPIPLIYLSFLLLWLYYAIFGASYLALLGFVFLLVCLFFQFPWKSAGKVLAICGVFGFWFLFQTWQQSQASQNLVDSVERVRILPDTIKVNGDSLSFRGKAEAHTFQVYYKLQSEEEKELFQTLTDLHEIELEGKLSEPEGQRNFGGFNYQAYLKTQGIYQTLTIKSIQSMKQVSSWDIRENLSSLRRKAVVWIKTHFPDPMRNYMTGLLLGHLDTDFEEMNELYSSLGIIHLFALSGMQVGFFMDAFKKLLLRLGLTQEKLKWLTYPFSLIYAGLTGFSASVIRSLLQKLLAQHGIKGLDNFALTVLVLFIIMPNFFLTAGGVLSCAYAFILTMTSKEGDGIKVVARESLVISLGILPILSFYFAEFQPWSILLTFVFSFLFDVVFLPLLSILFILSFIYPVTQFNFVFEWLENIIRLVSQLASRPLVFGQPNAWLLILLLVLLALVYDMRKNIKRLAGFSLFIVGLFFLTKHPLENEITLLDVGQGESIFLRDMAGKTILIDVGGKAESDKKIQAWQEKATTSNAQRTLIPYLKSRGVDKIDQLILTNTDKEHVGDLLEVTKAFHVGEILVSRGSLTQKEFVAELEASQNKVRSVTAGENFPIFGSYLEVLSPRQIGDEDRDGSLVLYGKLLDKHFLFTGNLKEKDLLKQYPDLEVDVLKAGQHGAKTSSNPTFLEKLKPEITLISVGKNNRAKLPHQETLTRLEIIKSKIYRTDQQGAIRFTGWNSWQIESVR; this is translated from the coding sequence ATGTCACAGTGGATTAAGAATTTCCCTATCCCCCTAATCTATCTGAGTTTTCTATTGCTCTGGCTTTACTACGCCATTTTTGGAGCGTCCTATCTCGCACTGCTAGGTTTTGTTTTTTTGCTCGTCTGTCTCTTTTTCCAATTTCCTTGGAAATCGGCTGGAAAAGTTCTAGCGATTTGTGGAGTTTTTGGATTTTGGTTTCTGTTTCAAACTTGGCAACAAAGTCAAGCTAGTCAAAACCTAGTGGATTCTGTTGAAAGGGTACGGATTTTGCCTGACACTATTAAGGTCAATGGAGATAGTCTATCCTTTCGGGGCAAGGCTGAGGCTCACACCTTCCAAGTTTACTATAAACTCCAGTCCGAGGAAGAGAAAGAGCTCTTTCAGACCTTAACAGACCTTCATGAGATTGAACTAGAAGGAAAACTTTCGGAACCCGAAGGGCAGAGGAATTTTGGTGGCTTTAACTACCAAGCCTATCTGAAGACTCAAGGAATTTACCAAACTTTGACTATCAAGAGTATCCAGTCAATGAAACAGGTTAGCAGTTGGGATATAAGAGAAAATCTGTCTAGTTTACGTCGAAAGGCTGTAGTTTGGATTAAGACGCACTTTCCAGACCCTATGCGCAACTACATGACAGGTCTTCTTTTAGGACATTTGGACACGGACTTTGAGGAGATGAATGAGCTTTATTCCAGTCTTGGAATTATCCATCTATTTGCCTTGTCAGGTATGCAAGTGGGCTTCTTTATGGATGCCTTTAAGAAACTCCTCTTGCGATTGGGCTTGACCCAAGAGAAGTTGAAGTGGCTAACTTATCCCTTTTCTCTTATCTATGCAGGTCTGACAGGATTTTCAGCTTCAGTCATTCGCAGTCTCTTGCAAAAGTTACTGGCCCAACATGGTATTAAGGGTTTGGATAATTTTGCCTTGACGGTCCTTGTCCTTTTTATCATTATGCCAAACTTTTTCCTAACTGCAGGAGGAGTCTTGTCCTGCGCTTATGCTTTTATCTTGACCATGACTAGCAAAGAAGGCGATGGGATCAAGGTAGTTGCCAGAGAAAGTTTGGTCATTTCTTTGGGAATATTGCCCATTCTATCCTTCTATTTTGCAGAATTTCAGCCTTGGTCTATCCTTTTGACCTTTGTCTTTTCCTTTCTGTTTGATGTGGTTTTCTTGCCGCTTTTGTCCATCTTATTCATTCTGTCTTTTATTTACCCAGTCACTCAGTTTAACTTTGTCTTTGAGTGGTTGGAGAACATCATTCGCTTGGTATCGCAGCTGGCAAGCAGGCCTCTGGTCTTTGGTCAACCCAACGCATGGCTGTTGATTCTACTGTTAGTTTTATTAGCCTTGGTCTATGACATGAGGAAAAACATCAAAAGACTAGCAGGATTCAGTCTCTTTATTGTGGGGCTCTTTTTCCTGACCAAACACCCACTGGAAAATGAAATCACCTTGCTGGATGTAGGGCAAGGTGAAAGCATTTTTCTACGTGATATGGCTGGTAAAACCATTCTCATAGATGTGGGAGGTAAAGCAGAATCTGACAAGAAAATCCAAGCTTGGCAGGAAAAGGCGACGACCAGCAATGCCCAGCGTACCTTGATTCCCTATCTTAAAAGTCGAGGAGTAGATAAGATTGACCAGCTAATTTTGACCAATACAGACAAGGAACATGTTGGTGATTTGCTGGAGGTGACCAAGGCTTTCCATGTTGGGGAGATTTTAGTATCAAGAGGAAGTCTGACACAGAAGGAATTTGTAGCGGAACTAGAAGCAAGTCAAAACAAGGTACGTAGTGTGACAGCTGGGGAGAATTTCCCGATTTTTGGCAGTTACTTAGAAGTCCTATCTCCAAGGCAGATTGGAGATGAGGATCGTGATGGTTCTCTGGTTCTTTATGGAAAACTTTTGGATAAGCACTTTCTCTTCACAGGAAATTTGAAAGAGAAGGATCTTCTAAAGCAATACCCTGACTTAGAGGTGGATGTCCTGAAAGCAGGCCAACATGGTGCTAAAACATCATCAAATCCAACTTTCCTAGAAAAACTCAAACCAGAAATTACTCTTATTTCAGTTGGAAAGAACAATCGTGCGAAACTCCCCCATCAGGAAACCTTGACACGACTAGAAATCATCAAGAGTAAGATTTACCGAACTGACCAGCAAGGGGCTATCCGCTTTACAGGGTGGAATAGTTGGCAGATTGAAAGTGTTCGTTAG